A window from Pseudomonas sp. MRSN 12121 encodes these proteins:
- a CDS encoding bifunctional diguanylate cyclase/phosphodiesterase yields the protein MKWRHTFQVRITGVLALLLLIVIGVVYFAVKAATNHAVENQAQVQLQTGTRVFERLLELRGRRLRYGVDWLVVDSEFRQAVINGDAQEILEALRQHGTGTRGSELFVLGGEGRVIASTLPAIAEHEYFPYDQALRTALRQNKSMLIVALKGQPYLLVQGQVLTPEHLHRVVMAFRMDDLFANELRSMSNLEVSFLTLQEGRAGELFSTQPDIFWATVITTLRNVAWRSRPQLSDAHGKRFLNQALQLANTGDPGDPQVLALLQSPLDHALQAFAPLDREFLAIAVAALVISLAGALFMARRVSRPLTVLAEAAQRIGAGNYQTPVVLKRTDEFGLLADAINAMQSGIASREQQLAHNALHDPLTGLPNRALAMERLSNAIGAGRNVVLLYLGIEDYRAINEGLGPEGVEQMMREVSRRLSETVSAGDTAARITANEFLLLLENTEIDGAVAMADRLHALLSRPQTLHGDEVQRQVCIGVAVYPTDGQSAEELISRAAIARHDAATQPGYLQIYQQDRDLAHQRQVGLIRDLRRAAAEGELFLLYQPKLDLRHGHVHQAEALLRWQHPEFGMVSPAEFIPLAERTGSMNSLTLWVIEEGMRQLAEWNMRGLHLQLSLNISVDDLHGVDLAARVSVLLQRYQLSAEQLIFEITESAIMRHPEQALEMLQSLRDCGISLSVDDFGTGYSSLAQLQRLPVQELKIDQSFIRNLDETSGDAVIVRSTIEMSHNLGLKVVAEGVEQERSLRLLERWHCDTAQGYLISRPLAAAAFEAWVIKSRVSS from the coding sequence ATGAAGTGGCGCCATACATTCCAGGTAAGGATCACCGGGGTACTGGCGCTATTGCTGTTGATCGTGATCGGGGTGGTGTATTTCGCCGTCAAGGCCGCGACCAACCATGCGGTGGAAAACCAGGCGCAAGTACAACTGCAGACGGGCACCCGGGTGTTCGAGCGTCTGCTCGAGCTGCGCGGCCGACGGTTGCGTTATGGCGTGGACTGGCTGGTGGTGGACTCGGAGTTTCGCCAGGCGGTGATCAACGGCGACGCCCAAGAGATTCTCGAAGCGCTGCGCCAGCACGGCACCGGGACCCGCGGCAGCGAGCTGTTCGTGCTCGGAGGCGAGGGGCGGGTGATCGCCAGTACCCTGCCGGCGATTGCCGAGCATGAGTATTTTCCTTACGACCAGGCGCTGCGCACGGCCTTGCGGCAGAACAAGAGCATGTTGATCGTCGCGCTCAAGGGCCAGCCCTACCTGCTGGTCCAGGGCCAGGTGCTGACGCCGGAGCATTTGCACCGGGTGGTCATGGCGTTCCGCATGGACGACCTGTTCGCCAACGAGCTGCGTTCGATGAGCAACCTGGAGGTGTCTTTCCTCACCCTCCAGGAGGGCCGCGCCGGGGAGTTGTTCAGCACCCAGCCGGATATTTTCTGGGCCACCGTCATCACCACCTTGCGCAATGTGGCCTGGCGTTCGCGACCGCAATTGAGCGATGCCCACGGCAAGCGTTTTCTCAACCAGGCGTTGCAACTGGCCAATACCGGCGATCCCGGCGATCCGCAGGTCCTGGCGTTGCTGCAAAGCCCGCTGGATCATGCCTTGCAAGCCTTCGCGCCGCTGGACCGGGAGTTCCTGGCGATCGCCGTGGCGGCGCTGGTGATCTCGCTGGCCGGAGCCTTGTTCATGGCGCGGCGGGTGTCGCGGCCGTTGACGGTGCTGGCCGAGGCGGCCCAGCGCATCGGGGCGGGCAACTACCAGACGCCGGTGGTGCTCAAGCGCACCGACGAGTTCGGCCTGCTGGCCGATGCGATCAACGCCATGCAGAGCGGCATTGCCAGTCGCGAGCAGCAACTGGCCCACAATGCCCTGCACGACCCGCTGACCGGCCTGCCCAACCGCGCGCTGGCGATGGAGCGCCTGAGCAACGCCATCGGTGCCGGACGCAACGTGGTGCTGTTGTACCTGGGGATCGAGGACTATCGGGCGATCAACGAAGGCCTGGGCCCGGAGGGCGTGGAGCAGATGATGCGCGAAGTCAGCCGGCGGCTGTCGGAGACGGTGTCCGCCGGGGACACCGCCGCGCGCATCACCGCCAACGAGTTCCTGTTGCTGCTGGAAAACACCGAGATCGATGGCGCGGTGGCCATGGCCGATCGGCTGCATGCGCTGTTGAGCCGGCCCCAGACCCTCCATGGCGATGAAGTGCAGCGCCAGGTGTGCATCGGCGTGGCGGTCTACCCCACCGACGGGCAGTCGGCGGAAGAGCTGATCAGCCGCGCCGCCATCGCCCGTCACGATGCTGCGACGCAGCCCGGTTACTTGCAGATCTACCAGCAGGATCGCGACCTGGCCCATCAGCGCCAGGTGGGGTTGATCCGCGACCTGCGCCGCGCCGCGGCGGAAGGCGAGTTGTTCCTGCTGTACCAGCCCAAGCTGGACTTGCGCCATGGGCATGTGCACCAGGCCGAAGCCTTGCTGCGCTGGCAGCACCCGGAGTTCGGCATGGTCTCGCCGGCGGAATTCATCCCCCTGGCCGAGCGTACCGGCAGCATGAACAGCCTGACCCTGTGGGTGATCGAGGAGGGGATGCGGCAACTGGCCGAATGGAACATGCGCGGGCTGCACCTGCAGCTGTCGCTGAACATCTCGGTGGACGACCTGCATGGCGTGGACCTGGCAGCGCGGGTGAGTGTGCTGCTGCAGCGTTACCAGCTGTCTGCCGAGCAACTGATCTTCGAGATCACCGAAAGCGCCATCATGCGTCACCCGGAGCAGGCGCTGGAGATGTTGCAGAGCCTGCGCGACTGCGGCATCAGCCTGTCGGTGGACGACTTCGGTACCGGTTATTCGTCGCTGGCGCAATTGCAGCGCCTGCCGGTGCAGGAGTTGAAGATCGACCAGTCGTTCATCCGCAATCTCGACGAAACCAGCGGCGACGCGGTGATCGTGCGTTCCACCATCGAGATGAGCCACAACCTGGGGCTCAAGGTGGTGGCCGAAGGGGTGGAGCAGGAGCGCAGCCTGCGCCTGCTGGAGCGCTGGCATTGCGACACGGCCCAGGGCTACCTGATCAGCCGGCCGCTGGCCGCTGCGGCGTTCGAGGCGTGGGTGATCAAGTCGCGGGTATCGAGTTGA
- the lon gene encoding endopeptidase La translates to MSDQQELPDTMSEYADPENAELHPSSATGLALPGQNLPDKVYIIPIHNRPFFPAQVLPVIVNEEPWAETLELVSKSEHHSLALFFMDTPPEDPRHFDTSSLPLYGTLVKVHHASRENGKLQFVAQGLTRVRIRTWLKHHRPPYLVEVEYPHQPSEPTDEVKAYGMALINAIKELLPLNPLYSEELKNYLNRFSPNDPSPLTDFAAALTSATGNELQEVLDCVPMLKRMEKVLPMLRKEVEVARLQKEISAEVNRKIGEHQREFFLKEQLKVIQQELGLTKDDRSADIEQFEQRLTGKVLPPQAQKRIEEEMNKLSILETGSPEYAVTRNYLEWATAVPWGVYGEDKLDLKHARKVLDQHHAGLDDIKSRILEFLAVGAYKGEISGSIVLLVGPPGVGKTSVGKSIAESLGRPFYRFSVGGMRDEAEIKGHRRTYIGALPGKLVQALKEVEVMNPVIMLDEIDKMGQSYQGDPASALLETLDPEQNVEFLDHYLDLRLDLSKVLFVCTANTLDSIPGPLLDRMEVIRLSGYITEEKLAIAKRHLWPKQLEKAGVSKANLSISDAALRGVIDGYAREAGVRQLEKQLGKLVRKAVVRLLDEPDAVIKLGPKDLEASLGMPVFRNEQVLSGTGVITGLAWTSMGGATLPIEATRIHTLNRGFKLTGQLGDVMKESAEIAYSYVTSHLKQFGGDTKFFDEAFVHLHVPEGATPKDGPSAGVTMASALLSLARSQPPKKGVAMTGELTLTGHVLPIGGVREKVIAARRQKLFELILPEANRGHFEELPDYLKEGITVHFAKRFADVAKVLF, encoded by the coding sequence ATGAGCGACCAGCAAGAACTTCCTGACACCATGAGTGAATACGCCGACCCGGAAAACGCCGAACTTCATCCGTCTTCCGCTACCGGCCTGGCCCTGCCCGGGCAGAACCTGCCGGACAAGGTCTACATCATCCCGATCCACAATCGGCCGTTCTTCCCGGCGCAAGTGCTGCCGGTCATCGTCAATGAAGAGCCCTGGGCCGAGACCCTGGAATTGGTGAGCAAGTCCGAACATCACTCGCTGGCGCTGTTCTTCATGGATACGCCGCCGGAAGACCCACGGCATTTCGACACCTCGTCCCTGCCGCTGTACGGCACCCTGGTCAAGGTCCACCACGCCAGCCGCGAGAACGGCAAGCTGCAGTTCGTGGCCCAGGGCCTGACCCGCGTGCGCATCCGCACCTGGCTCAAGCACCATCGCCCGCCGTACCTGGTGGAAGTCGAATACCCGCACCAGCCGAGCGAACCGACCGACGAGGTCAAGGCCTACGGCATGGCACTGATCAACGCGATCAAGGAACTGCTGCCGCTCAACCCGCTGTACAGCGAAGAGCTGAAAAACTACCTCAACCGCTTCAGCCCCAACGACCCGTCGCCGCTGACCGACTTCGCCGCCGCGCTGACCTCGGCCACCGGCAACGAGCTGCAGGAAGTGCTCGATTGCGTGCCGATGCTCAAGCGCATGGAAAAAGTCCTGCCGATGCTGCGCAAGGAAGTCGAGGTCGCGCGCCTGCAGAAAGAGATTTCCGCCGAGGTCAATCGCAAGATCGGCGAACACCAGCGCGAATTCTTCCTCAAGGAACAGCTCAAGGTCATCCAGCAGGAGCTGGGCCTGACCAAGGATGATCGCAGCGCCGACATCGAGCAGTTCGAGCAGCGCCTGACAGGCAAGGTGCTGCCGCCCCAGGCTCAGAAGCGTATCGAGGAGGAAATGAACAAGCTGTCGATCCTCGAGACCGGCTCGCCGGAGTACGCGGTCACCCGCAATTACCTGGAATGGGCCACCGCGGTGCCCTGGGGCGTGTACGGCGAGGACAAGCTCGACCTCAAGCACGCGCGCAAGGTGCTGGACCAGCACCACGCCGGGCTCGACGACATCAAGAGCCGGATTCTCGAATTCCTCGCGGTCGGCGCCTACAAGGGCGAGATCAGCGGTTCCATCGTCTTGCTGGTGGGCCCGCCCGGCGTGGGCAAGACCAGCGTCGGCAAGTCCATCGCCGAGTCCCTGGGGCGGCCGTTCTATCGCTTCAGCGTGGGCGGCATGCGTGACGAGGCCGAGATCAAGGGCCATCGCCGCACCTACATCGGCGCCCTGCCGGGCAAGCTGGTGCAGGCGCTGAAAGAGGTCGAGGTGATGAACCCGGTGATCATGCTCGACGAGATCGACAAGATGGGCCAGAGCTACCAGGGCGACCCGGCCTCGGCGCTGCTGGAAACCCTCGACCCGGAACAGAACGTGGAATTCCTCGACCACTACCTGGACCTGCGCCTGGACCTGTCGAAGGTACTGTTCGTCTGCACCGCCAACACCCTGGATTCGATCCCCGGCCCGCTGCTGGACCGGATGGAAGTGATTCGCCTGTCGGGCTATATCACCGAGGAAAAACTGGCCATCGCCAAGCGTCACCTGTGGCCCAAGCAGTTGGAAAAGGCCGGCGTGTCCAAGGCCAACCTGAGCATCAGCGACGCGGCGCTGCGCGGGGTCATCGACGGCTACGCCCGCGAGGCCGGTGTGCGCCAGCTGGAAAAGCAGCTGGGCAAACTGGTGCGCAAGGCCGTGGTGCGGCTGCTGGACGAGCCGGACGCGGTGATCAAGCTCGGCCCGAAGGACCTGGAAGCCTCCCTGGGCATGCCGGTGTTCCGCAACGAGCAGGTGCTCAGCGGCACCGGGGTGATCACAGGCCTGGCCTGGACCAGCATGGGCGGCGCCACGCTGCCGATCGAAGCCACGCGGATCCACACCCTCAACCGCGGTTTCAAGCTCACCGGGCAGTTGGGCGACGTGATGAAGGAGTCGGCGGAAATCGCCTACAGCTACGTCACCTCGCACCTCAAGCAGTTCGGTGGCGATACCAAGTTCTTCGACGAGGCGTTCGTCCACCTGCACGTACCCGAAGGCGCCACGCCGAAGGATGGCCCGAGCGCCGGAGTGACCATGGCCAGCGCCCTGCTGTCCCTGGCTCGTAGCCAGCCACCGAAAAAAGGCGTGGCCATGACCGGCGAGCTGACCCTGACCGGGCACGTCCTGCCCATCGGCGGGGTCCGCGAGAAAGTCATCGCGGCGCGCCGGCAGAAGCTCTTCGAGCTGATCCTGCCGGAAGCCAACCGCGGCCACTTCGAGGAACTGCCGGACTACCTCAAGGAAGGCATCACCGTGCATTTCGCCAAGCGTTTTGCCGATGTAGCCAAGGTGCTGTTCTAA
- a CDS encoding protease inhibitor I42 family protein: MSPIRLFLPLSLALLTACASQPKQNVTVENQSECPVQLSNGQNLILTLPSNPTTGYRWAIQDSAGGVLRKISPEVYSNPEDSGLVGSGGQSTWRFQAFAAGTGRLLLTYQQPWAPEVAPVKAFDCAISVK, encoded by the coding sequence ATGTCACCGATTCGTCTGTTTCTGCCCCTCAGCCTTGCCCTGCTCACCGCCTGTGCCAGCCAACCCAAGCAAAACGTCACGGTCGAGAACCAGAGCGAATGCCCTGTGCAACTGAGCAATGGGCAGAACCTGATCCTGACCCTGCCGAGCAACCCGACCACCGGGTATCGCTGGGCGATCCAGGACTCGGCCGGCGGCGTGCTGCGCAAAATCAGCCCTGAGGTCTATAGCAACCCCGAGGACAGCGGCCTGGTGGGCAGCGGCGGCCAGTCCACCTGGCGGTTCCAGGCGTTCGCCGCCGGTACCGGGCGCCTGCTGCTGACTTACCAGCAGCCCTGGGCCCCGGAAGTTGCGCCGGTGAAAGCCTTCGACTGCGCCATTTCGGTCAAGTGA
- a CDS encoding lysoplasmalogenase has protein sequence MGWLILALMGAATFLYGLSIHATLLCLLVKPLPVLALLGWLHDAPPSEYRRWISLGLLFSLLGDVLLAWPADLFVFGLGAFLVAHLAYLKAYTSDCRRLALGPLLLALGAGAVLLGILISHNLGPLLVPVIVYGLAISAMLWRALARLGSNVPKRSAQLAAAGAVAFVFSDSVIGISRFVMAFDAAPYLIILSYWLGQWGIAASAFSQKPTTP, from the coding sequence ATGGGCTGGCTGATCCTGGCGCTGATGGGCGCGGCGACCTTCCTCTACGGCTTGAGCATCCACGCCACGCTGCTGTGCCTGCTGGTCAAGCCTCTGCCGGTGCTGGCCCTGCTCGGCTGGCTGCACGACGCACCGCCCAGCGAGTATCGCCGCTGGATCAGCCTGGGCCTGCTGTTCTCCCTGCTCGGCGACGTACTCCTGGCCTGGCCCGCCGACCTGTTCGTGTTCGGCCTCGGCGCGTTCCTGGTCGCGCACCTGGCCTACCTCAAGGCCTACACCAGCGATTGCCGACGCCTGGCGCTCGGCCCTCTGCTGCTGGCCCTGGGCGCCGGAGCGGTACTGCTGGGCATCCTGATCAGCCACAACCTGGGCCCGCTGCTGGTGCCGGTGATCGTCTACGGCCTGGCCATCAGCGCCATGCTCTGGCGGGCCCTCGCGCGCCTGGGCAGCAACGTGCCCAAACGCTCGGCGCAACTGGCCGCTGCCGGCGCCGTGGCCTTCGTGTTCTCCGACAGCGTGATCGGCATCAGCCGCTTCGTGATGGCCTTCGATGCCGCGCCCTACCTGATCATCCTCAGCTACTGGCTGGGACAGTGGGGCATCGCCGCCTCGGCCTTCAGCCAGAAGCCCACTACCCCCTAA
- the cmoA gene encoding carboxy-S-adenosyl-L-methionine synthase CmoA, translating into MSKEPDRLFAQPLAQVPDFAFNEDVVRVFPDMIKRSVPGYPTIVENLGVLAAQFAQPNSVLYDLGASLGAVTQALRRHVRTDGCRVIAVDNSAAMVERCREYLNGQDSMFQELLPVQVIEGDILALQFQPASVVALNFTLQFIAPEQRLALLGTIRQALLPGGALILSEKLRFNDPEEHALLTDLHVAFKRANGYSELEIAQKRSAIENVMKPDSLEEHRERLLAAGFSKVVPWFQCLNFASLIALP; encoded by the coding sequence GTGAGCAAAGAACCCGATCGCCTTTTCGCCCAGCCCCTGGCCCAGGTGCCCGACTTCGCCTTCAACGAGGACGTGGTGCGGGTGTTCCCGGACATGATCAAGCGCTCGGTGCCGGGTTACCCGACCATTGTCGAGAACCTCGGCGTGCTCGCCGCCCAGTTCGCCCAGCCGAACAGCGTGCTCTACGACCTGGGCGCGTCCCTCGGCGCCGTGACCCAGGCCCTGCGCCGCCATGTGCGCACCGACGGTTGCCGGGTGATCGCCGTCGACAATTCCGCGGCGATGGTCGAGCGTTGCCGCGAATACCTCAACGGCCAGGACTCGATGTTCCAGGAGCTGTTGCCGGTACAAGTGATCGAAGGCGACATCCTGGCCCTGCAGTTCCAGCCGGCCTCGGTGGTGGCGCTGAACTTCACCCTGCAATTCATCGCCCCCGAGCAGCGCCTGGCCCTGCTCGGCACTATCCGCCAGGCACTGTTGCCCGGCGGCGCACTGATCCTTTCGGAGAAGCTGCGCTTCAACGACCCCGAGGAGCATGCGCTGCTTACCGACCTGCACGTTGCCTTCAAGCGTGCCAACGGCTACAGCGAACTGGAAATCGCCCAGAAGCGCAGCGCCATCGAAAACGTCATGAAGCCCGACAGCCTCGAAGAACACCGCGAACGCCTGCTGGCCGCCGGGTTCTCGAAAGTCGTGCCGTGGTTCCAATGTCTTAACTTTGCCTCGTTGATTGCCTTGCCATGA
- the cmoB gene encoding tRNA 5-methoxyuridine(34)/uridine 5-oxyacetic acid(34) synthase CmoB yields the protein MIDLSPLARRLAGTPLADWANTLQAQLDAKMEKGHGDLARWQSALDALPDIQPTEVDLLDGLTLDTDCDDATRARMRSALMGLSPWRKGPFDLFGVHVDTEWRSDWKWSRVAPHLDLTGKRILDVGCGNGYYMWRMLGAGAHSVIGVDPNWLFFCQFQAVQRYLSEPSVWHLPFPFEDLPPNLEGFDTVFSMGVFYHRRSPIEHLLALKDCLVKGGELVLETLVVEGDQHQVLVPEDRYAQMRNVWFLPSVPALELWLRRAGFSDVRCVDVSVTSVEEQRGTEWMKYQSLSDFLDPNDHSKTIEGLPAPMRAVIVARK from the coding sequence ATGATTGATCTGTCCCCCCTCGCCCGCCGCCTGGCCGGCACGCCGCTGGCCGACTGGGCCAACACCCTGCAAGCGCAACTTGACGCCAAGATGGAAAAGGGCCACGGCGACCTGGCACGCTGGCAAAGCGCCCTGGACGCGCTGCCAGACATCCAGCCGACCGAGGTCGACCTGCTTGATGGCCTGACCCTGGACACCGACTGTGACGACGCCACCCGCGCCCGGATGCGCAGCGCCCTGATGGGCCTGTCGCCCTGGCGCAAGGGCCCGTTCGACCTGTTCGGCGTGCATGTGGATACCGAATGGCGCTCGGACTGGAAATGGTCGCGGGTCGCCCCGCACCTGGACCTCACAGGCAAGCGCATCCTCGATGTCGGCTGCGGCAACGGCTATTACATGTGGCGCATGCTCGGCGCCGGCGCCCACAGCGTGATCGGCGTCGACCCGAACTGGCTGTTCTTCTGCCAGTTCCAGGCGGTGCAGCGTTACCTGTCGGAGCCTTCGGTGTGGCACCTGCCGTTTCCGTTCGAGGACCTGCCGCCCAACCTGGAAGGTTTCGACACGGTGTTTTCCATGGGCGTGTTCTACCACCGCCGTTCGCCGATCGAGCATCTGCTGGCGCTCAAGGACTGCCTGGTCAAAGGCGGCGAACTGGTACTGGAAACCCTGGTGGTCGAAGGCGACCAGCACCAGGTGCTGGTGCCGGAAGACCGTTACGCGCAGATGCGCAACGTATGGTTCCTGCCGTCGGTGCCAGCCCTGGAGTTGTGGCTGCGCCGTGCCGGTTTCAGCGATGTGCGATGCGTGGATGTCAGCGTGACCAGCGTCGAGGAACAGCGCGGCACCGAGTGGATGAAATACCAGTCGCTGAGCGACTTCCTCGACCCGAACGACCACAGCAAGACCATCGAGGGCCTGCCGGCGCCGATGCGCGCCGTGATCGTCGCCAGGAAATAA
- the tadA gene encoding tRNA adenosine(34) deaminase TadA: protein MRQIRPARIIDRSRDQDFMREALVLAAQGAALGEVPVGAVLVQDGEIIGRGYNCPISGSDPSAHAEMVAIRAAAQAVSNYRLPGSTLYVTLEPCSMCAGLIVHSRIARVVYGALEPKAGIVQSQGQFFTQGFLNHRVLFEGGVLAEECGAVLSEFFKARRASRD, encoded by the coding sequence ATGCGGCAGATTCGCCCGGCCCGGATCATCGATCGCAGCCGCGACCAGGACTTCATGCGTGAAGCCCTGGTTCTGGCCGCCCAGGGCGCGGCGTTGGGCGAGGTGCCGGTGGGGGCGGTGCTGGTGCAGGACGGGGAAATCATCGGTCGCGGCTATAACTGCCCGATCAGCGGCAGCGACCCCAGCGCCCATGCGGAAATGGTCGCGATCCGGGCCGCGGCCCAGGCGGTCAGCAATTACCGTCTGCCCGGCAGCACCCTTTATGTGACCCTGGAGCCGTGCAGCATGTGCGCCGGGCTGATCGTGCATTCGCGCATCGCCCGGGTGGTGTACGGCGCGCTGGAGCCCAAGGCGGGAATCGTGCAGAGCCAGGGGCAGTTCTTCACCCAGGGCTTCCTCAACCATCGGGTGCTGTTCGAGGGCGGGGTCCTGGCCGAAGAGTGCGGCGCGGTGCTGAGCGAATTTTTCAAGGCCCGTCGGGCCAGCCGCGACTGA
- a CDS encoding multicopper oxidase family protein, which yields MSFTRRQILGGLAGLAVVGVGAGGASRYWLGKMADAEAGHDYQLIAAPLDVELVPGHKTEAWAFGPSAPGTELRVRQGEWLRVRFINHLPVATTIHWHGIRLPLEMDGVPYVSQLPVMPGEYFDYKFRVPDAGSYWYHPHVNSSEELGRGLVGPLIIEEREPTGFTYERTLSLKSWHVDEEGAFVPFSIPREAARGGTAGRLSTINGVPQAVVEIPAGQITRVRLLNLDNTLTYRINIPDVDARIYALDGNPIEPRPLGKEYWLGPGMRICLAIKAPPAGEELSLRNGPVRLGTFRSVANSDAPTEWPPALPANPIAEPDIENAEKLNFNFEWVGSVSVNVDNGKPPSLWQINGKAWDITDKTCADRPIATLKKGQSYIFELKNMTQYQHPIHLHGMSFKVIASNRKKITPYFTDTYLLGKNERARVALVADNPGVWMFHCHVIDHMETGLMAAIEVA from the coding sequence ATGTCCTTTACCCGTCGACAGATACTTGGTGGTCTGGCCGGTCTTGCAGTGGTTGGCGTGGGCGCCGGTGGCGCGTCGCGCTACTGGCTGGGCAAGATGGCCGACGCCGAGGCGGGCCATGATTATCAGCTGATCGCCGCGCCACTGGATGTGGAGCTGGTGCCGGGCCACAAGACCGAGGCCTGGGCTTTCGGTCCTTCCGCGCCGGGCACCGAACTGCGGGTACGCCAGGGCGAGTGGTTGCGGGTACGATTCATCAACCACCTGCCGGTGGCCACCACCATTCACTGGCACGGTATCCGCCTGCCGCTGGAAATGGACGGCGTGCCTTACGTTTCGCAGTTGCCGGTCATGCCGGGCGAGTATTTCGACTACAAGTTCCGCGTGCCGGACGCCGGCAGCTACTGGTATCACCCGCACGTCAACAGCAGCGAAGAGCTGGGGCGCGGCCTGGTCGGCCCGCTGATCATCGAGGAGCGCGAACCCACTGGCTTCACCTACGAACGCACCTTGAGCCTGAAAAGCTGGCATGTGGATGAAGAGGGCGCTTTCGTGCCGTTCAGCATTCCCCGCGAGGCGGCGCGTGGCGGTACGGCGGGGCGTCTGTCGACCATCAACGGCGTGCCCCAGGCTGTGGTGGAGATTCCGGCCGGGCAGATCACCCGCGTGCGCCTGCTCAACCTGGACAACACCCTGACCTACCGCATCAACATTCCTGATGTCGACGCCCGGATCTACGCCCTGGACGGCAACCCCATCGAGCCGCGTCCGCTGGGCAAGGAGTATTGGCTGGGGCCGGGCATGCGCATCTGCCTGGCGATCAAGGCGCCGCCCGCTGGCGAAGAGCTGTCGTTGCGCAACGGCCCGGTGCGCCTCGGCACTTTCCGTTCGGTGGCCAACAGCGATGCGCCGACCGAATGGCCGCCGGCATTGCCGGCCAATCCGATCGCCGAGCCCGATATCGAGAATGCCGAGAAGCTCAACTTCAACTTCGAGTGGGTTGGCTCGGTCTCGGTGAACGTGGACAATGGCAAGCCGCCCAGCCTGTGGCAGATCAACGGCAAGGCCTGGGACATCACCGACAAGACCTGCGCCGACCGTCCTATCGCGACGCTCAAGAAAGGCCAGAGCTATATTTTCGAACTGAAGAACATGACCCAGTACCAGCATCCGATCCACTTGCACGGCATGAGCTTCAAGGTCATCGCCTCGAACCGCAAGAAGATCACCCCCTACTTCACCGACACCTACCTGCTGGGCAAGAACGAGCGGGCGCGGGTGGCGCTGGTGGCGGATAACCCGGGGGTGTGGATGTTCCATTGCCATGTGATCGACCACATGGAAACCGGCCTGATGGCCGCCATCGAGGTGGCCTGA
- a CDS encoding AlpA family transcriptional regulator: MEYLFTLNYLLPADDCDPDALVERLGAGGCTDALVGTGLAGRLALEFSREAESGEAALLSALGDIKRIIPDARLVEASPDFVGLSEIADIVGVSRQNMRKLMLNHAGSFPLAIHEGSASLWHLAEVLSWLDARGGYELQHPVIEVARVAQSVNVAKEARRVGPPSHELMALLG; encoded by the coding sequence ATGGAGTACCTGTTCACCCTCAACTACCTGCTGCCGGCCGATGATTGCGATCCGGACGCGCTGGTCGAGCGTCTTGGCGCCGGCGGTTGCACCGATGCCCTGGTCGGCACCGGGCTGGCGGGGCGCCTGGCGCTGGAGTTCAGCCGCGAGGCCGAGAGCGGCGAAGCGGCCCTGCTCAGCGCCCTGGGCGACATCAAGCGAATCATCCCGGATGCGCGGCTGGTCGAGGCCAGCCCGGATTTCGTCGGCCTGAGCGAAATCGCCGATATCGTCGGCGTGTCCCGGCAGAACATGCGCAAGCTGATGCTCAACCATGCCGGCAGCTTCCCCCTGGCGATCCACGAGGGCAGCGCCTCGCTCTGGCACCTGGCGGAAGTCCTCAGCTGGCTCGACGCCCGGGGCGGCTACGAACTGCAACATCCGGTGATCGAAGTGGCGCGGGTCGCGCAGTCGGTGAACGTCGCCAAGGAGGCCCGGCGGGTGGGGCCGCCGAGCCATGAACTGATGGCCTTGCTCGGCTGA